In one window of Microbacterium natoriense DNA:
- a CDS encoding SDR family oxidoreductase, translating to MSARIAVVTGAGSGIGRAVARALLDAGFRVALAGRREDALRETAAEHPGALVVPADVTVEAEVEALFAAVVAEWGRVDVLFNNAGAFGPAASAAEISLADWQSTLDVNLTGALLCAGAAMRAMMAQSPQGGRIINNGSISAQVPRPLSVVYTVSKHAITGLTKSIDLDGRAYGISAGQIDIGNARTSIMTEIGVGDGALQADGSRKVEPTFDVADAARAVLFMAQLPAESNVTSLTVAASGMPFGGRG from the coding sequence ATGAGCGCACGCATCGCCGTCGTGACGGGAGCGGGCTCGGGCATCGGCAGGGCGGTGGCGCGCGCGCTGCTGGATGCCGGCTTCCGGGTCGCGCTGGCCGGACGCCGCGAGGACGCCCTGCGAGAGACGGCGGCCGAGCATCCGGGCGCCCTCGTGGTTCCCGCCGACGTCACCGTCGAGGCCGAGGTCGAGGCGCTGTTCGCCGCGGTCGTCGCCGAATGGGGCCGCGTCGACGTACTGTTCAACAACGCCGGGGCCTTCGGCCCCGCAGCATCCGCCGCCGAGATCTCGCTCGCCGACTGGCAGAGCACTCTCGACGTGAACTTGACCGGTGCGCTGCTGTGCGCAGGCGCCGCGATGCGCGCCATGATGGCGCAGAGCCCGCAGGGCGGACGGATCATCAACAACGGATCGATCTCGGCCCAGGTGCCCCGACCGCTGTCGGTCGTGTACACCGTCTCGAAGCACGCGATCACGGGACTCACGAAGTCGATCGACCTCGACGGACGGGCCTATGGCATCTCCGCCGGACAGATCGACATCGGCAACGCCCGGACGTCGATCATGACGGAGATCGGCGTCGGCGACGGGGCTCTGCAGGCCGACGGCTCTCGCAAGGTCGAGCCGACGTTCGATGTGGCGGATGCCGCGCGAGCCGTGCTGTTCATGGCGCAGCTCCCTGCGGAGTCGAATGTCACCAGCCTGACGGTCGCGGCATCGGGCATGCCGTTCGGCGGACGCGGCTGA